The following proteins are co-located in the Mycolicibacterium goodii genome:
- a CDS encoding MFS transporter, producing the protein MATAQPLSLASEALDRLPVTRWHRRLVCLVGIGTFFDLYEVFLGGVLAPVLAAQYGLSDLGKAMVIAAGFAGMFVGANVLSVAADRFGRRRIFILNMVLYAVFSLASAFAPDPESFVVLRFLSGIGLGAELVLVDSYLAEMLPAQARGRMTAWAYTIGFFGVPIAALLGGRFVTHHEILGIDGWRWLLILGGLAAVFVLAVRPMLPESPRWLEIRGRHAEARAVVESIIEAVGSSGSRAVGPIDSREPQRTADEVRRVTDVLRIAFRDYRSRSVMLVIFQVLQTVAYFGFGTLAPLVLVHKGFHVTESLAYSALSFAGYPLGSVVSVPLVERFERKHLIITSASAIAVCGVVFAAASSVALIVAAGFLLTAVSNVFCNAFHIYQAEIFPTAIRSTASGAAYSLSRAASAVLPLIAVPLLTAFGPVAVFAGSAVLIVLLCVDVAVLGPRSTGLDLETVQRPVRVEPYR; encoded by the coding sequence GTGGCGACAGCACAACCGCTGAGCCTCGCAAGCGAGGCACTGGATCGGCTACCCGTCACCAGGTGGCACCGGAGACTGGTGTGCCTGGTCGGCATCGGCACGTTCTTCGACCTGTACGAGGTGTTCCTCGGCGGGGTTCTCGCACCGGTGCTGGCGGCTCAGTACGGGCTGTCGGATCTGGGGAAGGCGATGGTCATCGCGGCGGGGTTCGCCGGGATGTTCGTCGGTGCCAACGTCCTGTCGGTCGCGGCCGACCGCTTCGGACGGCGCCGGATCTTCATTCTCAACATGGTGCTGTACGCGGTGTTCTCCCTGGCATCGGCGTTCGCACCCGACCCTGAGAGCTTCGTGGTCCTGCGGTTCTTGTCCGGCATCGGTCTGGGGGCCGAATTGGTTCTCGTCGACTCCTATCTGGCAGAGATGCTGCCGGCACAGGCACGTGGCCGCATGACGGCGTGGGCCTACACCATCGGATTCTTCGGCGTGCCGATCGCGGCGCTGCTCGGCGGCCGGTTCGTCACCCACCACGAGATCCTCGGCATCGACGGGTGGCGCTGGTTGCTCATCCTCGGCGGCCTCGCCGCGGTGTTCGTGCTCGCGGTCCGCCCGATGCTCCCGGAGTCACCGCGATGGCTGGAGATCCGTGGTCGCCATGCCGAGGCCCGCGCGGTGGTCGAATCGATCATCGAGGCGGTGGGCTCATCAGGGTCCCGGGCCGTCGGCCCGATCGACTCGCGTGAGCCGCAGCGCACAGCCGATGAGGTGCGGCGCGTCACCGACGTTCTGCGAATCGCGTTCCGCGACTACCGGTCCCGTAGCGTCATGCTGGTCATCTTCCAGGTCCTGCAGACCGTCGCATATTTCGGGTTCGGCACGCTGGCTCCGCTCGTGCTGGTACACAAAGGTTTTCATGTCACCGAGTCGCTGGCCTATTCTGCGCTGAGCTTCGCGGGCTATCCGCTCGGGTCTGTGGTGTCGGTGCCCCTGGTGGAACGCTTCGAGCGCAAACACCTGATCATCACCTCGGCGTCGGCGATCGCGGTCTGCGGCGTGGTGTTCGCCGCGGCGTCGAGTGTCGCGCTGATCGTGGCCGCGGGGTTCCTGCTCACCGCGGTGTCCAATGTGTTCTGCAACGCCTTCCACATCTACCAGGCCGAGATCTTCCCGACGGCGATCCGCAGCACGGCCAGCGGCGCCGCCTACTCCCTGTCGCGTGCGGCCTCGGCCGTGTTGCCCTTGATCGCCGTTCCGCTTCTCACGGCGTTCGGGCCGGTGGCGGTGTTCGCCGGGTCCGCGGTGCTGATCGTGCTGCTGTGTGTCGACGTGGCCGTGCTCGGCCCGCGCAGCACGGGGCTGGACCTGGAGACCGTGCAGCGGCCTGTGCGCGTGGAGCCTTACCGCTAG
- a CDS encoding Lrp/AsnC family transcriptional regulator: protein MRKQQARIDEIDARILRALSADPRATVVGLADATGLARNTVHARLAKLETEGVLRSFERRIDPAALGFPLTGYIMVVVTQRKLAAIAAALADVPEVLEVHGLSGVTDLLVHIVARDTDDLYRVAGRILDIDGVEKTTTSLVMRPLVDYRVGPLLDGR, encoded by the coding sequence ATGCGCAAACAGCAGGCCCGCATCGACGAGATCGACGCACGGATCCTGCGTGCCCTTTCGGCCGATCCGCGCGCGACCGTGGTCGGTCTCGCCGACGCCACCGGCCTGGCGCGCAACACCGTGCACGCCCGGTTGGCCAAACTCGAAACCGAAGGCGTCCTGCGCTCGTTCGAGCGGCGCATCGACCCGGCTGCCCTCGGCTTTCCGTTGACCGGCTACATCATGGTCGTGGTCACCCAGCGCAAACTGGCCGCCATCGCCGCGGCGCTCGCCGACGTGCCCGAGGTTCTCGAAGTGCACGGGTTGAGCGGGGTCACCGACCTGTTGGTGCACATCGTCGCCCGCGACACCGATGATCTCTACCGGGTCGCCGGGCGGATCCTGGACATCGACGGCGTCGAGAAGACCACCACGAGCCTGGTTATGCGCCCGCTGGTGGACTACCGCGTCGGCCCGCTGCTGGACGGGCGCTGA
- a CDS encoding AMP-binding protein has product MHAAGSVLLDALRAHGNRTALITAARQVTYTDLAAQVADAVACMGTGRRLVLLQTRNDAATVVHYLAALAANHVALPVTPGGDHTAIMQTYSPDTVIDADGIRHRHDEPVHRLHDDLALLMSTSGSTGSPKLVRLSHTNLLSNAAAIAEYLDIRETDRAATTLPLSYCYGLSVLNSHLLRGAALLLTEDSVLDDAFWELFTRHRGTSFAGVPHTFELLDRIGFEHMSLPHLRYLTQAGGRMAPERVRRFAALGDRQGWRLVVMYGATEATARMAYLPADLALTRPEAIGRPIPGGEFSVEQLDGWPDGTGELVYRGPNVMLGYAHGPEDLALGATIDALRTGDIARRGADGLYEIVGRSSRFVKLFGLRIDLQRLESGLAGQNITALCTGDDDGIAVAATAPASAAEVTRLVAAAARIPASGVRTTIVDELPRLASGKPDYPAVRALAMAEPAPEGSADLRTLFADVLQLDPTTIDPEASFIDLGGNSLSYVAMSVRLERALGQLPAEWHRLPLSELQRRAAPRRRWGATVETSVALRAVAIVLIVGSHAELFELWGGAHVLLAVAGYNFGRFCLTPLPREQRSRHLRRTIAWVAVPSIVWVAIALVLTDDYHVTNLFLADKFLGPPDSMTAGRLWFVEVLVWILVALAAVCWLPAADRLERSRPFAFAAVFLGFGLAVRYHLISFDLHGQAHFTVLAFWFFAAGWAAAKATGTWQRVAVTAVLAIGVYGYFGDGRRELMVLAGFALLIWLPSIRCPAPIAAALGVLAEASLYTYLTHYQVYPLFGDHRLVGVLVALVVGVAATYAVTTARSRWSRRSVRRPLGHQPLLHERRDDAAVELYQARGDDAAAAGRGR; this is encoded by the coding sequence ATGCACGCGGCTGGATCTGTGCTGCTCGACGCGCTGCGTGCCCATGGGAACCGGACCGCGTTGATCACGGCGGCCCGGCAGGTGACCTACACCGACCTGGCCGCTCAGGTGGCCGATGCCGTGGCGTGCATGGGCACCGGGCGCCGGCTGGTGCTGCTGCAGACCCGCAACGACGCCGCGACCGTCGTGCACTACCTCGCCGCGCTGGCCGCGAACCACGTCGCGCTGCCCGTCACCCCGGGCGGCGACCACACCGCCATCATGCAGACCTACTCCCCCGACACCGTGATCGACGCCGACGGGATCCGTCACCGGCACGACGAACCCGTCCACCGGTTGCACGACGACCTGGCGCTGCTGATGTCCACCTCGGGCAGCACCGGGTCCCCCAAACTGGTGCGACTGTCGCACACCAACCTGCTCAGCAACGCCGCCGCCATCGCCGAATATCTGGACATCCGCGAGACCGACCGGGCGGCAACAACTTTGCCGCTGTCCTACTGTTACGGCCTGTCGGTGCTCAACAGCCACCTGCTGCGGGGTGCGGCGTTGCTCCTCACCGAGGACTCGGTGCTCGACGACGCGTTCTGGGAACTGTTCACCCGGCATCGCGGCACCAGCTTCGCCGGTGTGCCGCACACCTTCGAACTGCTGGACCGCATCGGCTTCGAGCACATGTCGCTGCCGCACCTGCGCTACCTCACGCAGGCCGGCGGCCGCATGGCGCCCGAACGGGTGCGCCGGTTCGCGGCGCTCGGCGACCGGCAAGGCTGGCGGCTGGTGGTGATGTACGGCGCGACCGAGGCCACCGCCCGGATGGCGTATCTGCCCGCCGACCTGGCGCTGACGCGGCCCGAGGCCATCGGACGGCCGATCCCCGGCGGCGAGTTCAGCGTCGAACAGCTCGACGGCTGGCCGGACGGCACCGGTGAGCTGGTCTACCGCGGTCCGAACGTGATGCTCGGCTACGCGCACGGGCCAGAAGACCTCGCGCTCGGCGCCACCATCGACGCGCTGCGCACCGGCGACATCGCGCGCCGCGGCGCCGACGGCCTGTACGAGATCGTCGGCCGCAGCAGCCGGTTCGTGAAGCTGTTCGGTCTGCGGATCGATCTGCAGCGCCTCGAATCCGGGCTGGCCGGGCAGAACATCACCGCACTGTGCACCGGGGACGACGACGGTATCGCCGTGGCCGCGACCGCACCCGCGTCGGCCGCCGAGGTCACGCGGCTGGTGGCCGCCGCGGCCCGGATCCCGGCCTCGGGTGTGCGCACCACCATCGTCGACGAACTGCCACGCCTCGCCTCGGGCAAGCCCGACTATCCCGCGGTGCGTGCCCTCGCCATGGCCGAGCCCGCACCCGAGGGCTCGGCCGATCTGCGGACGTTGTTCGCCGATGTACTGCAACTCGACCCGACCACCATCGACCCCGAGGCCAGCTTCATCGACCTCGGCGGCAACTCGCTGTCGTACGTGGCGATGTCGGTGCGGCTGGAACGCGCCCTCGGCCAGTTGCCCGCCGAGTGGCACCGGCTGCCGCTGTCAGAACTGCAGCGCCGTGCGGCGCCGCGGCGGCGCTGGGGTGCCACCGTGGAGACCAGCGTCGCGTTGCGCGCGGTCGCGATCGTACTGATCGTCGGCTCCCACGCCGAGCTGTTCGAACTGTGGGGCGGTGCCCATGTGCTGCTCGCCGTGGCCGGCTACAACTTCGGACGGTTCTGCCTGACCCCGCTGCCTCGCGAACAGCGGTCGCGACATCTGCGCCGCACCATCGCCTGGGTCGCGGTGCCGTCGATCGTGTGGGTGGCGATCGCCCTGGTGCTCACCGACGACTACCACGTCACGAATCTGTTCCTGGCCGACAAGTTTCTCGGCCCACCCGACAGCATGACGGCCGGGCGGCTGTGGTTCGTCGAGGTGCTGGTGTGGATCCTGGTGGCGCTGGCCGCCGTGTGTTGGCTGCCCGCCGCCGACCGCCTCGAACGCAGCAGGCCGTTCGCGTTCGCCGCGGTGTTCCTCGGGTTCGGACTTGCGGTGCGCTACCACCTGATCTCGTTCGATCTGCACGGTCAGGCCCACTTCACGGTGCTGGCGTTCTGGTTCTTCGCCGCCGGGTGGGCCGCCGCGAAGGCCACCGGCACGTGGCAGCGCGTGGCCGTCACGGCGGTGCTGGCGATCGGCGTGTACGGCTACTTCGGTGACGGCCGGCGGGAACTGATGGTGTTGGCCGGGTTCGCGCTGCTGATCTGGCTGCCGTCGATCCGGTGCCCGGCACCGATCGCCGCGGCGCTCGGTGTGCTGGCCGAGGCGTCGCTGTACACGTATCTGACGCACTACCAGGTCTATCCGCTGTTCGGCGATCACCGGCTCGTCGGGGTCCTGGTCGCGCTCGTCGTCGGAGTGGCCGCCACCTACGCGGTCACCACGGCGCGCAGCCGGTGGTCGCGGCGCTCAGTCCGTCGTCCGCTCGGCCATCAACCCCTCCTGCACGAGCGTCGCGACGACGCTGCCGTCGAGCTGTACCAGGCTCGAGGTGATGATGCCGCGGCCGCGGGCCGCGGCCGGTGA
- a CDS encoding acyl-CoA thioesterase, whose amino-acid sequence MSTLQRLFQLGEHADEDTWTGPASGPAGKRAFGGLRAAQSLAAAARTVGDDRAPTNMHMQFLRGGDAAEPAQYRVHRVYDGRTASSRRIDACEHGRLLTTATVSFATPLPGPEHGHRAHLPHDPEALPRTGPPGPAPSLPLDEFDIRIVDDVTQAGFTRRFWWRVTTGLPDDPLLHTMVALYITDLYGIDPALGGHGLSMRSPGHRSGTTDSSMWFHRRVHADQWNLLEQISPAAARGRGIITSSLVQLDGSVVATLVQEGLMAERTTD is encoded by the coding sequence GTGAGCACGCTGCAGCGGCTGTTCCAACTCGGCGAACACGCCGACGAGGACACCTGGACCGGCCCGGCGAGCGGTCCGGCGGGCAAACGGGCATTCGGTGGGTTGCGCGCGGCGCAGAGCCTGGCCGCCGCGGCGCGCACCGTGGGCGACGACCGCGCACCGACCAACATGCACATGCAGTTCCTGCGGGGCGGGGATGCGGCCGAACCCGCGCAGTACCGCGTACACCGCGTCTACGACGGACGCACGGCCTCGTCGCGTCGCATCGACGCCTGTGAGCACGGCCGGTTGCTGACCACCGCCACGGTGTCGTTCGCGACGCCGCTGCCGGGACCTGAGCACGGCCACCGCGCGCACCTGCCGCACGACCCGGAGGCGTTGCCGCGCACCGGGCCGCCCGGTCCGGCACCGTCGCTGCCGCTCGACGAGTTCGACATCCGCATCGTCGACGACGTGACCCAGGCCGGGTTCACCCGGAGGTTCTGGTGGCGCGTCACCACGGGACTGCCCGACGATCCGCTGCTGCACACGATGGTCGCGCTCTACATCACCGACCTGTACGGCATCGATCCCGCGCTCGGTGGGCACGGCCTTTCGATGCGTTCACCCGGTCACCGCAGCGGCACCACCGATTCGTCGATGTGGTTTCACCGGCGGGTACATGCCGACCAGTGGAATCTGCTGGAGCAGATCTCACCGGCCGCGGCCCGCGGCCGCGGCATCATCACCTCGAGCCTGGTACAGCTCGACGGCAGCGTCGTCGCGACGCTCGTGCAGGAGGGGTTGATGGCCGAGCGGACGACGGACTGA
- a CDS encoding CoA transferase: protein MAEPVASSNHDPTRPLAGTRIIEISSFVAVPLAGMTLAQLGAEVVRVDPVGGAADYHRWPVTADGDSIYWAGLNKGKRSVAADMRSPEGRRLVQQLIAESGVLITNVTGRQWHSYEELVPLRPDLIHVEVSGRADGGTAVDYTVNAALGFPLVTGPAELSTPVNHVLPAWDVSCGLYVALAVSAALRHRDATGAGARIGVPLENVALATAGNLGFLTEVMINGTSRERLGNSLFGTYGQNFTSSDGVSFMVVALTGRHFRDLTEVTGTTKAVAALAETLGADFTDEGQRYIHRDALTGLFTLWFCEHTADEIADALSGTSVLWQRYRSFAETAIDTRVTENPLFTPLEQPRIGRYLAPGLPVSIGGVYPPAAAAPALGDDTAAVLAEHLGLSADQIEALAESGTVATSSAKR from the coding sequence ATGGCCGAACCGGTAGCCTCCTCGAACCATGACCCGACCCGCCCGCTGGCCGGGACCCGGATCATCGAGATCTCCAGCTTCGTCGCCGTCCCCCTGGCCGGGATGACGCTGGCGCAACTCGGCGCCGAGGTGGTCCGCGTCGACCCCGTCGGCGGGGCCGCCGACTACCACCGCTGGCCGGTCACCGCCGACGGCGACAGCATCTACTGGGCCGGGCTGAACAAGGGCAAGCGGTCGGTGGCCGCCGACATGCGCTCGCCCGAAGGCCGGCGGCTGGTGCAGCAGCTCATCGCCGAAAGCGGCGTGCTGATCACCAACGTCACTGGGCGGCAGTGGCATTCCTACGAAGAGCTGGTGCCGCTGCGGCCGGACCTGATCCACGTCGAGGTGTCCGGCCGCGCCGACGGTGGCACCGCCGTGGACTACACCGTCAACGCCGCGCTGGGATTTCCGCTCGTCACGGGCCCGGCCGAGCTGTCCACCCCGGTCAACCACGTGCTGCCGGCCTGGGACGTGAGCTGCGGACTGTACGTGGCACTCGCGGTGAGCGCGGCGCTGCGGCATCGCGACGCCACCGGTGCGGGTGCCCGTATCGGCGTCCCGCTGGAGAACGTCGCCCTGGCCACCGCGGGCAACCTCGGGTTCCTCACCGAGGTGATGATCAACGGCACGTCCCGGGAACGGTTGGGCAACAGCCTGTTCGGCACGTACGGCCAGAACTTCACCAGCAGCGACGGGGTCTCGTTCATGGTCGTCGCGCTCACCGGGCGGCACTTCCGTGACCTCACCGAGGTCACCGGAACCACCAAAGCCGTTGCGGCGCTGGCCGAGACGCTCGGCGCCGATTTCACCGACGAGGGTCAGCGCTACATCCACCGCGACGCGCTCACGGGGCTGTTCACGCTGTGGTTCTGCGAGCACACCGCCGACGAGATCGCCGACGCGCTGTCGGGCACCTCGGTGTTGTGGCAGCGCTACCGCAGCTTCGCCGAGACCGCGATCGACACCCGCGTCACCGAGAACCCGCTGTTCACCCCGCTCGAACAACCGCGGATCGGCCGGTATCTCGCGCCGGGCCTGCCGGTGTCGATCGGCGGGGTCTACCCGCCTGCGGCCGCCGCGCCCGCCCTGGGTGACGACACCGCCGCGGTGCTCGCCGAACATCTCGGGCTCAGCGCCGATCAGATCGAGGCACTGGCCGAATCCGGCACCGTAGCAACGAGTTCCGCCAAACGGTGA
- a CDS encoding thiamine pyrophosphate-dependent enzyme, with the protein MASSPTANPRKEALDDHFTTVVAQLSAAVEPEPQPWPDTALTADQALQLFDAQVTSRHLDLAARWLRAQEKGFYTIGSSGHEGNAAVAAALRLTDPALLHYRSGGFYVARAGQADGSDPIRDVLLGVLAATSEPISGGRHKVFGRHDLNVIPQTSTIASHLPRALGVAFSIARARKIGVPCPWPEDAVTVCSFGDASANHSTAVGAINAALHAAYQGLPMPLLFVCEDNGIGISTRTPRGWIANAYGNRPGLQYFWADGCDLVSAYDAATAAAQWVRRHRKPAFLHLRTVRLMGHAGSDYEPSYRKPEEIVADYHLDPVVNTAKMLVAHGVLTPQQALDRYEDKRSQVIDCARDLSRAPQLDSADAVREPLRETIDEAKTVSVTPQAGDTPLTLALAINRALQDVLAEHPETLVFGEDVARKGGVYGVTRGLQAAAGAARVFDTLLDEQTILGLALGAGVSGLLPIPEIQYLAYLHNAADQIRGEGATLQFFSNRQYRNPMVVRIAGYGYQKGFGGHFHNDNSIAAIRDIPGLVIASPARPDDAAAMLHTCVAAAKTAGAVCVYLEPIALYHTKDLHEDGDQGWLARYPGQPVPIGRARTYGDGTDLTILTFGNGLWMSLRVARRLEQRNIAARVVDLRWLAPLPVDDMVREAAATGRVLIVDETRQTGGVGEGVLAELLARGYTGRVDRVASADSFIPLGDAALQVLLSEDTIEAAAVKLLT; encoded by the coding sequence ATGGCCAGCTCTCCGACGGCCAACCCCCGCAAAGAGGCGCTCGACGACCATTTCACGACCGTCGTCGCGCAGCTGTCGGCTGCCGTGGAACCGGAACCACAACCCTGGCCCGACACCGCGCTGACGGCCGACCAGGCGTTGCAGCTGTTCGACGCGCAGGTCACCAGCCGTCACCTGGACCTGGCCGCGCGGTGGCTGCGGGCACAGGAGAAGGGCTTCTACACGATCGGCTCATCGGGACATGAGGGCAACGCGGCGGTCGCCGCGGCGCTGCGGCTCACCGACCCGGCCCTGCTGCATTACCGCTCCGGCGGGTTCTACGTGGCGCGGGCCGGGCAGGCCGACGGGTCCGACCCGATCCGCGATGTCCTGCTGGGGGTCCTGGCGGCGACCTCGGAGCCCATCTCGGGTGGGCGGCACAAGGTGTTCGGCCGTCACGACCTCAATGTGATCCCGCAGACCTCGACCATCGCGTCGCATCTGCCGCGCGCGCTGGGGGTGGCGTTCTCGATCGCGCGGGCCCGCAAGATCGGCGTGCCGTGCCCGTGGCCCGAGGACGCGGTGACGGTGTGCAGTTTCGGCGACGCCTCGGCGAACCACTCGACGGCGGTCGGCGCGATCAACGCCGCACTGCACGCGGCCTATCAGGGACTGCCGATGCCGCTGTTGTTCGTCTGTGAGGACAACGGCATCGGCATCAGCACCAGGACCCCGCGCGGCTGGATCGCCAACGCCTACGGCAACCGCCCCGGTCTGCAGTACTTCTGGGCCGACGGCTGCGACCTGGTCTCGGCGTACGACGCCGCGACGGCCGCTGCGCAGTGGGTGCGCAGGCACCGCAAACCGGCGTTCCTGCATCTGCGCACCGTGCGGTTGATGGGCCACGCCGGATCGGATTACGAACCGTCCTACCGCAAACCCGAGGAGATCGTCGCCGATTACCACCTCGACCCGGTGGTCAATACCGCGAAAATGCTTGTTGCACACGGAGTCCTGACACCGCAACAGGCGCTTGACCGCTATGAGGACAAGCGCTCGCAGGTCATCGACTGCGCCCGCGACCTGAGCAGGGCCCCGCAACTCGACAGCGCCGACGCGGTGCGGGAACCGCTGCGCGAAACCATCGACGAGGCGAAAACGGTGTCGGTCACCCCGCAGGCGGGGGACACGCCGCTCACGCTGGCCCTGGCGATCAACCGGGCGTTGCAGGACGTGCTGGCCGAGCACCCGGAGACCCTGGTGTTCGGCGAGGACGTCGCGCGCAAGGGCGGGGTGTACGGCGTGACCCGCGGACTGCAGGCCGCGGCGGGTGCGGCCCGCGTGTTCGACACCCTGCTCGACGAGCAGACCATCCTGGGTCTCGCCCTGGGCGCCGGCGTCTCGGGTCTGCTGCCGATCCCCGAGATCCAGTACCTCGCCTATCTGCACAACGCCGCCGATCAGATCCGTGGTGAAGGCGCCACGCTGCAGTTCTTCTCCAACCGCCAGTACCGCAACCCCATGGTGGTGCGGATCGCCGGCTACGGCTACCAGAAGGGCTTCGGCGGGCACTTCCACAACGACAACTCGATCGCCGCCATCCGCGACATCCCGGGGCTGGTGATCGCGTCCCCGGCGCGTCCCGATGACGCGGCGGCGATGCTGCACACGTGCGTCGCGGCCGCGAAAACCGCCGGGGCGGTGTGTGTTTACCTCGAACCGATCGCGCTGTACCACACCAAGGATCTGCACGAGGACGGCGATCAGGGCTGGTTGGCCCGGTACCCGGGACAGCCGGTGCCGATCGGCCGGGCCCGCACCTACGGCGACGGAACGGATCTGACCATCCTCACATTCGGCAACGGGCTGTGGATGAGCCTGCGCGTCGCGCGCAGGCTCGAACAGCGCAACATCGCCGCCCGGGTGGTGGACCTGCGGTGGCTGGCGCCGCTGCCCGTCGACGACATGGTGCGTGAGGCCGCCGCGACCGGGCGGGTGCTCATCGTCGACGAGACCCGCCAGACCGGCGGCGTCGGCGAAGGTGTGCTGGCCGAACTGCTCGCGCGCGGATACACCGGCCGCGTCGACCGGGTCGCCAGCGCCGACAGCTTCATCCCCCTCGGCGACGCCGCGCTGCAGGTGCTGCTGTCCGAGGACACCATCGAAGCCGCGGCCGTGAAACTGCTCACCTGA
- a CDS encoding acyl-CoA dehydrogenase family protein — MTNSTVAQPRSQRKSADDLIGINALLSAEEREIRDTVRSLVQRRIVPHVASWYENGELPARELAADLGELGLLGMHLKGYGCAGMSAVTYGLACLELEAGDSGIRSLVSVQGSLAMYAIHAFGSEDQKNEWLPDMASGQRIGCFGLTEPDHGSNPAGMRTRATRSGDDWVLNGTKMWITNGSVADVAVVWARTDEGIRGFVVPTDTPGFTANTIKSKMSLRASVTSELVLDGVRLPDRARLPGAAGLGAPLRCLNEARFGIVFGALGAARDCLETALTYACSREQFDRPIGAFQLTQQKLADMTLEYGKGFLLALHLGRQKDAGDLVPEQVSLGKLNNVREAIEIARTARTVLGASGITGEYPVMRHANNLESVLTYEGTSEMHTLIIGQALTGVGAFR, encoded by the coding sequence ATGACCAACAGCACTGTCGCGCAACCGCGTTCGCAGCGCAAAAGTGCCGATGACCTGATCGGGATCAATGCCCTGCTCAGTGCCGAGGAGCGCGAGATCCGCGACACCGTACGCAGCCTCGTGCAGCGCAGGATCGTTCCGCACGTCGCCTCCTGGTACGAAAACGGGGAGCTGCCCGCGCGCGAACTGGCGGCCGACCTGGGTGAGCTCGGTCTGCTCGGCATGCATCTGAAGGGCTACGGCTGCGCCGGGATGTCCGCGGTGACATACGGTTTGGCGTGCCTGGAACTCGAAGCGGGTGACTCGGGGATCCGTTCGCTGGTGAGCGTGCAGGGGTCGCTGGCGATGTACGCGATCCACGCCTTCGGCAGCGAGGACCAGAAGAACGAGTGGTTGCCCGACATGGCGAGCGGGCAGCGCATCGGGTGTTTCGGCCTCACCGAACCCGACCACGGTTCCAACCCGGCGGGCATGCGCACCAGGGCGACCCGCTCGGGCGACGACTGGGTTCTCAACGGGACGAAGATGTGGATCACCAACGGTTCGGTGGCCGACGTCGCCGTCGTCTGGGCGCGCACCGACGAGGGAATCCGCGGATTCGTCGTCCCCACCGACACCCCGGGGTTCACCGCGAACACCATCAAATCCAAGATGTCGCTGCGGGCCTCGGTGACCAGTGAACTCGTCCTCGACGGGGTTCGGCTTCCCGACCGCGCCCGGCTGCCAGGGGCGGCAGGCCTCGGCGCCCCGCTGCGCTGTCTCAACGAGGCACGTTTCGGGATCGTGTTCGGTGCGCTGGGCGCGGCGCGGGACTGCCTGGAGACCGCGCTCACCTACGCCTGCTCACGCGAACAGTTCGACCGACCCATCGGCGCGTTCCAACTCACCCAGCAGAAGCTCGCGGACATGACACTGGAGTACGGCAAAGGGTTCCTGCTGGCACTGCACCTGGGGCGGCAGAAGGACGCGGGTGACCTGGTTCCCGAGCAGGTCAGCCTCGGAAAACTCAACAACGTGCGGGAGGCCATCGAGATCGCCCGTACCGCGCGGACCGTGCTCGGCGCCAGCGGCATCACCGGGGAGTATCCGGTGATGCGCCACGCCAACAACCTCGAATCGGTGTTGACCTACGAAGGCACCAGTGAGATGCATACGCTGATCATCGGGCAGGCACTCACCGGCGTCGGCGCGTTCCGCTGA